The sequence AAGGCCCCGATGTTCAGCGCCCCCAGTACCGCCGCCTTTCCCCACCAGGCGCCGCGCGGCAGCACCCGGGTGAGGGCGAGCAGCAGCAGTCCGGCGGGCAACGCCCGCATCAGGGCCGTGAACAGGGGGCAGTCGGGCGGCAGGAACTGGGTGGTGACCGCGTAGGTGGTGCCCCAGGAGACGGGGGCGAGGGCGGTGAGCAGGACGGTCGCGGACCGTTTCACGATCGGATCCCTTCGGTTTCGTCAGTGGTGGAGGCCGCGCCGGTCCGGGCGGGAGGGGCGGCGGTGCCACCGCGGGTCACGGTCACCGGCAGGGGCCGCACCGCCTCCGCCGGCAGCCGGCGCTCCACCCGGACCAGCAGGGCGGCGGCCAGCGCCGAGGTGAGGACGAGGACGGCCCACGGCGCCCGGCCGTCCAGCGCGAGCAGGGCCGTGAACAGCGACGGCGCCACCGCCTTCGCCAGCGACCAGGACATCTGGTACGCCGCCAGGTACCGGCCGCGCACCGCCTCGGGCGCCGCCGCCATGGCGAGCACCTGGGCGGCGGGGCTGTGGATCAGCTCGCCGAGGGTGTAGACGACGACCACGACGGCCAGGGCGGCACCGAGGACCGTGTCCGAGCTCGGCCGCAGGGTGCCGAGCACGATCTGCGCGGCGAAGGCCGTCGCGAACAGGCCCCCGCCCAGCGCCGCCGCCCGGGTGCGCCGGGCGCCGGCCCGCCGTACCCACGCGCCGACGCCGACGCCGGCCACCGCGCACAGCACGGTGTTGACGGTGAAGGCGGCGCCGCTGAGCGCCGCGGGCCCGTGCAGCCACTCCACGACGAACAGCGGGAAGAGGACCGAGAGGGCCGAATAGCTCAGCGCGTTCAGGAAGTTGGCACCGGTGACGACCAGGAAGGGCCGGTCGGCGAGGACGAGCCGGTAGCCCGCGCCCGCCCGACGCGCACCCGGGGACCCGTCGGCCGCGCGCACCGGCTTCAGCGGGCGCAGCAGCAGCGCCGCCAGCGCGAAGGAGAGGGCGTTGCCCCAGGCCGCGTACGTGTAGCCGGTGCCGCCCGCGAGCGCGATGACCAGCGTGGCCAGCAGCGAGCCCGCCCCGTTGCCGGCGTTCTGCAGCGCCCGCGTCGACGCCTGGAGCCGGTCCCGCCCGGCGCCGCGCGCCACCTCGCCGATCAGGGACTGCTGTGCGGCGGGGAAGGCGCGGTCGGCGGCCGCGGTGACCAGGGCGACGGCCGCGAAGGCGGCGAGGGAGTGGGCGAAGGGGTAGAGGGAGAAGCCGACGACCCGGACGCCGTACAGCGCGTACTGCACGGGCCTCGCGCCGTACCGGTCCACCGCCGCCCCGGCGAGCGGGAGCGCGCCGAGGCCCACCAGGCCGGTGACCGTGAGCACGGCGCCCACGACGGCGAAGGACAGTCCGGTGACGTAGTGGAAGAACACCAGGGTGAACGGGACGTACATACCGGCCCCGACGCCGTTGACGGCGGCGGCGACGGGCAGGGCCCACTCCCCTGGTGCGCGCTCGTCCTTCCGGCTCTTTCTCTGCACGATGCCGCCCCCTTGAAGTGACTTGATGGAAAGTAGCTTAGCGCTAAGCAACTTTCCGACAAGCTACTTTCTTGCGGGTGACCGTCCGCAGAAGCGATACTCGGCACATGAAGGAAGGCCGGCAGCAGCACAAGGACCCCGTCGACGCGATCATCGGCCAGTGGGCGGCCGTGCGGCCCGACCTCGACACCAAGGCGATGGAGGTCTTCGGGCGGATCTACCGCCTCTCGCGCGCCATGGGCGACCGCATGGAGAAGGCCTACGCCGCCTATGGCATCTCGCGCGGCGAGTTCGACGTGCTGTCGACCCTGCGCCGCTCCGGCGAGCCGTACACCCTCTCACCGCGCCAGCTCTCGGCGACGCTGATGCTCACCACCGGCGGCATGACCGGCCGTCTCGACAAGCTGGAGCGGGCGGGCCTGCTGCGCCGCTCCCCCGACCCCCATGACCGCCGCGGCCTGCAGGTGACGCTGACCGAGAAGGGGTTCGACGTCATCGACCGGGCGGTCGGCGCGGGCCTCGCCGTCCAGACGGAGGCCCTGTCCTTCCTCGACGACGAACAGGCCGGCCAACTGGCCGGCCTGCTGAGGGAGTTGCTGGCGAGTACGGAGCGGGCGGAACACTAGCCACGCGGCTCCTGGCCGCCGACGTGTGCGGCCACCGCCACATGAACGGCGGCGGTACAGGCAGCTTCGTCACTGCCGGAGCAGGGGGCAGGGCCGGCTTCGTGCGGCCGTCTGCCGCACCTGCGGCCGCTTCGAGCGGGCAGCATGCACAGAGGGCGCCGTCCTCACCCACGTACGGCGGTGTGCGCGTACGGACGGGAGGACAGGCGCCCTCGGTAAAGAAATCGGGTCGTGCTCAGGCCTTCGCCTTGGCCTGGCCCGGCTTGGTCACCCGGATCTTGGACTTGTCCAGGGCCATCACCAGCCCCGCGATGACCGCGAACAGCACCAGCGGGAGCAGCACGTACAGGCCCAGCGTCGCACCGACGCTCAGGCCCTTGCCGGGGTCGTCGCCGTCGTCGCGGGTGAGCGCGAGGGCGGGGGACGACATGAGCAGCATCATCAGCGTCGTACCGGCGGCCAGGGCGCCGGCGCGCAGGGCGTTCTTCTTGTCCACGTTCTCAAGTTAGCGAACGGCTGCGCGGGCCGCGCGCTCGGGGTGCCCTACCGCGGCCCACCCCCCGTTCCCTCCCTCAGGACCTCCAGCAGTGCCCTCAGGCGGGGCGAGGCCGTCAGTTCCTCCAGTGTCACCGGTCTGCCCGCGGCGGAGGCGATCGGCAGGCGCCAGTTCGGGTACTGGTCCCACGTACCCGGCAGGTTCTGCGGGCGGCGGTCGCCGACGCCGTCCGGGAGCCAGACGCCGACCAGGCGGGCCGGGGTGCGCAGCAGAAAGCGGTGGACGCCCTGGATCTCCGCCTCCTCGGCGGTTCCCGGGGGCCCGGCGGCCGGGGTGTGCAGCAGGCCGAGGCTGCCCAGCAGGGCGAGCCACTCCGCGGTGTCCGCGGTCGCCGCCGCGCGTTCCTCGACAGCCGGGCGGGTGAGCAGGCCGAGCCGGTCGCGCAGGTCGACATGGTCGCCGGTGAGCCGGGCGGCGGTGGGCGGCAGGTCGTGGGTGGTCGCGGTGGCCAGGCAGTCGGCGCGCCAGCGCTCGGGCGGCAGCGGGCGGCCGTCGCCGTCCCAGTCCCGTTCGAACCACAGCACGGAGGTGCCGAGCACCCCGTGCCGCTGCAGCGTCTCGCGCACCCCCGGTTCCACGGTGCCCAGGTCCTCGCCGATCACCACCGCCCCGGCGCGGGACGCCTCCAGAGCGAGCAGGGCGAGCATGGCCTCGGCGTCGTAGCGGACGTACGTGCCCTCGGTGGGCGGGCTGCCCCGGGGCACCCACCACAGTCGGAACAGGCCCATCACGTGGTCGATGCGCAGGGCGCCGGCGTAACGGAAGAGGGCGCGCAGGAGGTGGCGGTAGGGGGCGTGCCCGGAGGCGGCGAGGCGGTCGGGGCGCCAGGGAGGCAGGCCCCAGTCCTGGCCGCGCGCGTTGAAGGCGTCGGGCGGGGCGCCGATGGACGTCCCGGCGGCGAAGTGGTCCTGCTGCGCCCAGGCGTCCGCGCCGTCGGGGTGCACGCCGACGGCGAGGTCGTGCACGATCCCGACGGGCATGCCGGCCTGGCGGGCGGCGTGCTGGGCGGCGCGGAGCTGGCCGTCGGTGAGCCAGGCGAGCCGGGTGTGGAAGCCGACGCGGCCGGCCAGCTCGGCGCGGGCGCGGGCGGTGTCGGCCGAGCGCGGGTCGCGCAGCCCCTCGGGCCAGCGGTGCCAGTCGGCGCCGTGGGTCTCGGCCAGCGCGCACCAGGTGGCGTGGTCCTCCAGGGCCTGGCCCTCCGCGGCGCGAAAGGCGTCGTAAGCGGCCTGCCGCCGCGGTCCGAGCGGAACACGGAGCACCAGTTCCAGGGCCTCGTGCTTCAGCTCCCACACCGCGTCCCGGTCGATGAGGGCGCCCTTGTCCAGGACGGCGGCGCGCAGCCGGTCTGCGCGCTTGAGCAGCGCGCGGATCCGGGCGCGGTCCTCGGGGTCCTCGACGTACGCGAACTCGGGGATCTCCTCGATCCGCAGGTGGACGGGGTCGGGGAAGCGGCGGGAGGACGGCCGGTAGGGGGACGGGTCGGTGGGGGCCCCGGGCACGGCCGCGTGCAGCGGGTTGACCTGCACGAACCCGGCACCGACGGTGCGTCCCGACCAGTCGGCCAGCTCGGCGAGGTCGGCGAGGTCGCCCATGCCCCAGGAGCGCCCGGAGAGCAGTGAGTACAGCTGGACGAGGAGGCCGTAGGAGCGGGCGGCGGGGGTGGGCAGCCGGTTCGGGGCGACGATGAGGTGGGCGTGTGCGCCGCGTCCGTCGGGTGCGGTGGCGCTCACCCGGTGCACACCGGCCGGCAGGCCCTCGGCCGTGTCCCGGGTCTCGCCCTGCTCGGTCTCGATGCTCAGGCGGGTGCCGGGCGGCAGTGCGGCGAAGGCGTCGGGCAGCCCCTCGGTGCCGTCCCACCGGACCACGGTCGGCGGCAGCAGCCGTTCGCGCAGCTCGCGCTCCCGTTCGGCGAGCGCGGCGCGGACGGCGTCCGGGGTGTCCGCGTCCACCCCGAGGGCGGTCAGGGCGGCGACCACGGCGGCGGTGGAGACCCGGACGGTGCGGTCCGGGGACGGGCTGTAGGAAGTGGCGACCCCGTGCAGCTCGGCGAGCCGCGACAGCTCCTCGTCGTCGTGCGCCGCGGCCATCTACAGCCCCGGGCCGAAGAAGTCCGGGACCGGGTCGGACTCGCTGGTCAGCGGGGCGACGTCGGCGAGCGGCGGCTCGCTGGTGAGGGGCTCGGCATCGGGCAGCGGCGGCTCGCTGGTCAGCGGCGCCTGCGCGCAGGGGCTCTCCGCGCTGAAGGCGCACTCCTGTCCGCCGAGGGTCTCGGCGGACGGCTCCGCCACGGGTTTCCACTGGGCCGGAATGACGAGATGAGCCGGTGCGGCCACGGGGGCCTCCTTCTCGAAGCAGCTTGGGTCGGATGACCGAGCCCTACCCAGTGGGCGCGATGCCAGACGTGCTCGGAGAGAACAACGTCCGGACGTGACCCTTCACTATTCACTCAGTACATGTATCTAGTGCATACTGATCTCCATGAGCACCCGGCACATCCTCCTGGGGCTGCTCGAGGCGGGGCCGAGCCATGGCTACGACCTCAAGCGGCGCCACGACGAACGCTTCCCGCAAGCCCGTCCGCTGGCCTACGGGCAGGTCTACACGACCTTGCAACGCCTGGTCCGGGACGGTCTCGCGGAGGTCGACGGGACCGACGCCGACGGCGGGCCGGAACGCACGCGCTACCGGTCGACGGACGACGGAGTGCGCGAACTGGCCCGGTGGGCCGGCGCGATCGCCGCGCCCGTGCCCTTCGTGGCGAACGAGATCTTCACCAAGATCGTGGTCCTGATCCTGGCCGGCGGCGATCCGGCCGCCTATGTACGCGCCCAGCGCGCCGCCCACATGGAACGGATGCGGGAACTCACGGCCGTGAAGACCGCCCCCGGCGCCGATCTGGCGACCGTACTCTCGGCCGACTATGCCCTCAACCACCTCGACGCCGACCTCCGCTGGCTGAACACCACGGCGGCCCGGCTGACCACTCTGACCGCGGAGGTCGACGCAGCATGAGCAACAGGGGGGACTCCTCGGTGCCGCTTCTGGCGGGCCGGGACCTGGTCAAGGCGCACGGCAGGACCGAGGCGCTGCGCGGCGCCTCGGTCGAACTGCGCGCGGGCGAGATCCTCGCGGTGACCGGGGCGAGCGGCAGCGGAAAGTCGACGCTGCTGCACTGCCTGGCGGGGATCGTGCGGCCGGACGACGGCGCGGTGGTCTACGACGGGGTGCGGCTCGACCGGCTGCCGGAGAAGCGGCTCAGCGAGCTGCGCCGTACCGACTTCGGTGTGGTGTTCCAGTTCGGGCAGCTCATCCCCGAACTGACGGCCGTGGACAATGTCGCGCTGCCGCTGATGCTGGGCGGCGCCGACCGCGCCGGGGCCCGGGAGAGGGCCGGCGAGTGGCTGGAGCGGTTCGGGGTGCGCGGGCAGGAGGAGCTGCGGCCGGGCGAGCTGAGCGGGGGCCAGGCACAGCGCGTCGCCCTGGCCCGGGCGCTGGTGACCGGTCCCAAGGTGGTCTTCGCGGACGAGCCGACGGGAGCCCTGGACTCCCTGGCGACCGAGCAGGTGCTGACGGCCCTGGTGCACACGGCCCGCGAGTCGGGCACGGCGGTGCTGCTGGTCACGCACGACGCCCAGGTCGCGGCGTACGCGAACCGCGAGGTGCGGCTGAGCGACGGCGCCGCGGTGCCGGCGGAGGTGGCGGCGTGACGACCCGTGTGGGCGGCGGATGGACCGCCGATGTACGGCTCGCCTGGCAGCTCACCCGCGGCTCCGACCGGCAGGAGTGGTGGCGGATCGGGCTGACCGCGGCCGGGGCCGCGGCGGCGACGGGGATCGCCCAGGCCGCCGTCGCCCTGGCCTCGCTCCAGGGGTACTACTCGGTGTCCGTCGGCAGCGGCCTGCTGAACAACCCCGGTGAGCGTTCGGGGGTGGTGGCCGGCCTGCTGCTTCTGCTGGTGCCGGTGCTGGGGTTCCTCGGGCAGTGCGCCCGGATCGGCGCCGTGCACCGCGACCGGCGCCTTGCCGGGTTGCGGCTGGCCGGCGCCGGCCCGGCCCAGGTGCGCCGGATCGCCGCGCTGGAGACGGGGCCCGCCTGTCTGCTGGGCTCGGCCCTCGCCACCGCCGTCGCGGTGCCGGTGATGCCGGGTGTGTGGGCCGGCCCGCCGACCGGGGCCTGGGCCGGGATGGCACTGGTCGCCCTCGGGGTGCCGGTGCTGGGCGCGGCGGCGGGCGCGCTGGCGCTGCGCCGGGTGGTCGCCTCACCGCTCGGGTGGGTGCGCCGGGTGCGGTCCGGCAGCGGGCGGGGGCCGGGGCTGGTGTTCGCCGGCGGGGTGCCGGTCGTACTGCTCCTGGCGTTCTGGGCCGTCGCGAACAGTTCCGCCAGTGGGCCGGGGCGGCTGCAGCTGACGTTGTTCGGTCTGGTCATCGTGGTCGGAGCGGGCACGGTGTGGCTGGCCGGGGGCACGGCCAGGCTGGTCGGGCGGGTGCTGGCGGGCCGTGCCCGTTCGGCGGCGACACTGATCGCGGCGGAACGGCTGCGCGACGATCCGTGGGCCATGGCCCGCACGCACGCGGCCGTCCTGCTGGTCACGATCGTCGGCACGGGCTTCGTCGGCGTCCGCCAGGTGTTCCTCGCCGGCGTGTACGACATGAGCCGCGACGACCAGCTCGGCATGCCGGTGTCCTTCTACACGACCGGCATCGACCTGACCGGCGCCGCGGTCCTGCTCGCCGTCGCGATCACCCTCTCCGGCCTCGCCGTCGGCACCGCCGAGTCGCTGGCGAACCGTCGCCGGGGCCTTGCCGCACAGGTCGCCGCCGGGGTGCCGCGTGCGGTGCTGGGCCGGGCGCTGCTCCTGGAGACCGCGCTGCCGCTGGCCCCCGCGGTCGCGCTGGGAGGAGTGGGCGGCATGGCGATCGGCACCGTGTA is a genomic window of Streptomyces griseochromogenes containing:
- a CDS encoding ABC transporter ATP-binding protein; its protein translation is MSNRGDSSVPLLAGRDLVKAHGRTEALRGASVELRAGEILAVTGASGSGKSTLLHCLAGIVRPDDGAVVYDGVRLDRLPEKRLSELRRTDFGVVFQFGQLIPELTAVDNVALPLMLGGADRAGARERAGEWLERFGVRGQEELRPGELSGGQAQRVALARALVTGPKVVFADEPTGALDSLATEQVLTALVHTARESGTAVLLVTHDAQVAAYANREVRLSDGAAVPAEVAA
- the malQ gene encoding 4-alpha-glucanotransferase, coding for MAAAHDDEELSRLAELHGVATSYSPSPDRTVRVSTAAVVAALTALGVDADTPDAVRAALAERERELRERLLPPTVVRWDGTEGLPDAFAALPPGTRLSIETEQGETRDTAEGLPAGVHRVSATAPDGRGAHAHLIVAPNRLPTPAARSYGLLVQLYSLLSGRSWGMGDLADLAELADWSGRTVGAGFVQVNPLHAAVPGAPTDPSPYRPSSRRFPDPVHLRIEEIPEFAYVEDPEDRARIRALLKRADRLRAAVLDKGALIDRDAVWELKHEALELVLRVPLGPRRQAAYDAFRAAEGQALEDHATWCALAETHGADWHRWPEGLRDPRSADTARARAELAGRVGFHTRLAWLTDGQLRAAQHAARQAGMPVGIVHDLAVGVHPDGADAWAQQDHFAAGTSIGAPPDAFNARGQDWGLPPWRPDRLAASGHAPYRHLLRALFRYAGALRIDHVMGLFRLWWVPRGSPPTEGTYVRYDAEAMLALLALEASRAGAVVIGEDLGTVEPGVRETLQRHGVLGTSVLWFERDWDGDGRPLPPERWRADCLATATTHDLPPTAARLTGDHVDLRDRLGLLTRPAVEERAAATADTAEWLALLGSLGLLHTPAAGPPGTAEEAEIQGVHRFLLRTPARLVGVWLPDGVGDRRPQNLPGTWDQYPNWRLPIASAAGRPVTLEELTASPRLRALLEVLREGTGGGPR
- a CDS encoding MFS transporter codes for the protein MQRKSRKDERAPGEWALPVAAAVNGVGAGMYVPFTLVFFHYVTGLSFAVVGAVLTVTGLVGLGALPLAGAAVDRYGARPVQYALYGVRVVGFSLYPFAHSLAAFAAVALVTAAADRAFPAAQQSLIGEVARGAGRDRLQASTRALQNAGNGAGSLLATLVIALAGGTGYTYAAWGNALSFALAALLLRPLKPVRAADGSPGARRAGAGYRLVLADRPFLVVTGANFLNALSYSALSVLFPLFVVEWLHGPAALSGAAFTVNTVLCAVAGVGVGAWVRRAGARRTRAAALGGGLFATAFAAQIVLGTLRPSSDTVLGAALAVVVVVYTLGELIHSPAAQVLAMAAAPEAVRGRYLAAYQMSWSLAKAVAPSLFTALLALDGRAPWAVLVLTSALAAALLVRVERRLPAEAVRPLPVTVTRGGTAAPPARTGAASTTDETEGIRS
- a CDS encoding MarR family winged helix-turn-helix transcriptional regulator → MKEGRQQHKDPVDAIIGQWAAVRPDLDTKAMEVFGRIYRLSRAMGDRMEKAYAAYGISRGEFDVLSTLRRSGEPYTLSPRQLSATLMLTTGGMTGRLDKLERAGLLRRSPDPHDRRGLQVTLTEKGFDVIDRAVGAGLAVQTEALSFLDDEQAGQLAGLLRELLASTERAEH
- a CDS encoding PadR family transcriptional regulator, encoding MSTRHILLGLLEAGPSHGYDLKRRHDERFPQARPLAYGQVYTTLQRLVRDGLAEVDGTDADGGPERTRYRSTDDGVRELARWAGAIAAPVPFVANEIFTKIVVLILAGGDPAAYVRAQRAAHMERMRELTAVKTAPGADLATVLSADYALNHLDADLRWLNTTAARLTTLTAEVDAA
- a CDS encoding FtsX-like permease family protein produces the protein MTTRVGGGWTADVRLAWQLTRGSDRQEWWRIGLTAAGAAAATGIAQAAVALASLQGYYSVSVGSGLLNNPGERSGVVAGLLLLLVPVLGFLGQCARIGAVHRDRRLAGLRLAGAGPAQVRRIAALETGPACLLGSALATAVAVPVMPGVWAGPPTGAWAGMALVALGVPVLGAAAGALALRRVVASPLGWVRRVRSGSGRGPGLVFAGGVPVVLLLAFWAVANSSASGPGRLQLTLFGLVIVVGAGTVWLAGGTARLVGRVLAGRARSAATLIAAERLRDDPWAMARTHAAVLLVTIVGTGFVGVRQVFLAGVYDMSRDDQLGMPVSFYTTGIDLTGAAVLLAVAITLSGLAVGTAESLANRRRGLAAQVAAGVPRAVLGRALLLETALPLAPAVALGGVGGMAIGTVYASLTAGGVTQAVPYVALLVPLGMYACCLLAAATSLPLLRRSARPAELRYA